A DNA window from Eretmochelys imbricata isolate rEreImb1 chromosome 3, rEreImb1.hap1, whole genome shotgun sequence contains the following coding sequences:
- the MARCKS gene encoding myristoylated alanine-rich C-kinase substrate, whose amino-acid sequence MGAQFSKTAAKGEAAAEKPGEAVAASPSKANGQENGHVKVNGDASPAAAEAGKEEVQANGSAPAEETAKEEQASSEPASEKEGTEAESTEPASLAEGEPSSKAEEGATPSSSNETPKKKKKRFSFKKSFKLSGFSFKKNKKEAGEGAENEGAAPSAEGGKDEAATSPEATSNEEGKPAQEESCAAAANGTEETKEETGDSQEAKSEETAPEKPAGEEANPVEEQKPEDKPEEAPGASAPAPSATTEATSTEQEAPKVEEAALPTQETPSESSPEAPPAELAE is encoded by the exons ATGGGTGCCCAGTTCTCCAAGACCGCTGCAAAAGGCGAAGCCGCTGCTGAGAAACCTGGGGAAGCAGTGGCTGCATCTCCTTCTAAGGCGAATGGACAG GAAAATGGGCATGTAAAGGTGAATGGTGATgcctctccagcagctgctgaggcaggcaaggaggaggTCCAGGCAAATGGCAGTGCACCTGCTGAAGAGACAGCGAAGGAAGAGCAAGCCTCTTCTGAGCCTGCCTCTGAGAAGGAGGGAACAGAAGCCGAAAGTACTGAGCCAGCCTCGCTTGCTGAGGGAGAGCCCTCCTCGAAGGCAGAGGAGGGAGCTACCCCATCTTCCAGCAATGAGACcccgaaaaaaaaaaagaagcgcTTTTCCTTCAAAAAGTCCTTTAAGCTAAGTGGCTTCtcctttaaaaagaacaaaaaggaggctggggaaggagcagagaacGAAGGTGCAGCTCCCTCTGCAGAGGGAGGGAAAGATGAAGCAGCTACTTCCCCAGAAGCTACAAGCAATGAGGAGGGCAAACCTGCCCAAGAGGAGTCCTGCGCTGCTGCAGCTAATGGCACAGAGGAAACCAAGGAGGAGACTGGTGACTCTCAGGAAGCAAAATCAGAAGAGACCGCACCAGAGAAGCCTGCAGGAGAAGAGGCCAACCCTGTTGAAGAGCAAAAGCCTGAGGATAAACCAGAAGAGGCACCAggtgcctctgcccctgcccctagtgCTACAACTGAGGCCACCTCAACTGAACAAGAGGCACCCAAAGTAGAAGAGGCAGCACTTCCTACACAGGAAACCCCATCTGAGTCTAGTCCAGAAGCCCCACCAGCTGAATTGGCAGAGTAA